One part of the Bacteroidia bacterium genome encodes these proteins:
- a CDS encoding Gfo/Idh/MocA family oxidoreductase: MSNSHEKRRSFLKKLGIGTAGILTASAAFSHIIIPKRKEKLGVALVGLGYYSRDLLAPALQLTQDCELKGIVTGSPEKVPQWQKRYGIEDKNVYNYENMDRIADNPDIDVIYIVLPTGLHAKYAVKAADTGKHVWCEKPMARTAKECQQIIDACKKNKVKLSIGYRMQHEPNTQTIIRFGKEKTYGNIKSIRAEAGYYDGRTTHWKQNKALGGGAMYDMGVYSLNAIRYASGEEPIAVVKASHESTRPKVYTEVDETTLFTLEFPSGIIANGKTSFGMNMNELRVDCEKGWYELSPFQAYSGIRGRSSDGKELNQRIPNQQAKQMDEDARAIKENTEVMVPGEEGMRDIRIVEAIYQSAKTGKRIVL; encoded by the coding sequence ATGAGCAATTCTCACGAAAAAAGAAGGTCCTTCCTCAAAAAACTGGGCATCGGAACAGCCGGGATATTGACGGCTTCGGCAGCTTTCTCTCATATCATCATACCCAAAAGAAAAGAAAAGCTGGGAGTAGCACTCGTAGGTCTGGGATATTACAGTCGCGATTTACTAGCACCAGCTCTACAACTTACCCAAGATTGCGAATTGAAAGGCATCGTCACGGGAAGCCCTGAAAAGGTGCCCCAATGGCAAAAACGCTATGGAATCGAAGACAAGAATGTTTACAATTACGAGAATATGGATCGCATAGCTGATAATCCAGATATAGATGTGATTTATATTGTCCTCCCTACAGGTTTACACGCAAAATACGCAGTCAAAGCCGCCGATACCGGTAAACATGTCTGGTGTGAAAAACCCATGGCCCGTACTGCCAAAGAATGTCAGCAGATCATTGACGCCTGCAAAAAGAATAAAGTCAAACTCAGCATAGGCTACCGGATGCAACATGAACCCAATACACAGACTATTATTCGATTTGGGAAAGAGAAAACCTATGGAAATATAAAAAGCATTCGAGCTGAAGCCGGTTATTATGATGGCCGTACTACACATTGGAAGCAAAACAAAGCACTCGGAGGAGGCGCAATGTACGACATGGGGGTTTATTCATTAAATGCGATCCGTTATGCAAGCGGAGAAGAACCTATAGCAGTTGTCAAAGCATCACACGAAAGCACTCGTCCGAAGGTATATACGGAAGTGGATGAAACCACTCTTTTTACCCTTGAATTTCCCAGTGGAATCATCGCAAATGGAAAGACAAGTTTTGGAATGAATATGAATGAACTTCGGGTAGATTGTGAGAAAGGATGGTATGAATTAAGTCCTTTTCAGGCTTATAGTGGAATCCGAGGAAGAAGTAGTGATGGGAAAGAACTCAATCAGCGCATCCCAAATCAACAAGCCAAACAAATGGATGAAGATGCGCGGGCAATTAAAGAAAATACAGAGGTGATGGTTCCGGGAGAAGAGGGGATGAGAGATATCCGAATCGTAGAAGCTATTTATCAATCGGCCAAAACTGGAAAAAGAATTGTCTTATAG
- a CDS encoding PfkB family carbohydrate kinase has product MSLVVVGSMAFDAIETPFGKVDKILGGAGMYIALSASYFSKPVNAISVVGYDFLEEDMQMMRDHGINLDGVQIKQDEKSFFWSGKYHNDMNSRDTLVTELNVLGSFDPAVPESYHDCKFLMLGNLSPDVQRQVIERLPNRPELIVMDTMNFWMDIALDSLKETLKLIDVLVINDEEARQLSGEYSLLKASQVIMNMGPKYLVIKKGEHGALLFHGTSVFSAPGLPLEEVFDPTGAGDTFAGGFIGHLVKSDSASFDNMKQAVIYGSAMASFCVEKFGPERLLNLSQEAIDARVQKFVNLAHFSLPTEISDILDQSA; this is encoded by the coding sequence ATGAGTCTAGTAGTAGTCGGTTCTATGGCTTTTGACGCAATAGAAACCCCTTTTGGTAAAGTCGATAAGATCCTGGGGGGAGCCGGTATGTACATTGCCCTCTCTGCCTCTTATTTTTCTAAACCCGTCAATGCCATCTCCGTTGTAGGCTATGATTTTCTGGAAGAAGACATGCAAATGATGCGCGATCATGGGATCAATCTCGATGGCGTTCAGATCAAGCAAGATGAAAAATCATTCTTCTGGTCCGGTAAATATCACAATGATATGAATTCACGGGATACCCTGGTTACAGAACTCAATGTACTGGGTAGTTTTGATCCTGCCGTTCCTGAATCCTACCATGATTGCAAATTCCTGATGCTAGGCAATCTTTCTCCAGATGTACAGAGACAGGTAATTGAAAGACTCCCTAACCGACCAGAACTAATTGTCATGGATACCATGAATTTCTGGATGGATATTGCCCTGGATAGTTTGAAAGAAACCCTGAAATTGATTGACGTGCTAGTCATCAATGATGAAGAAGCTCGTCAACTCTCAGGAGAATACTCTCTCTTGAAAGCTTCACAGGTTATAATGAATATGGGTCCCAAATACCTGGTGATCAAAAAAGGAGAACATGGAGCCTTATTGTTCCATGGAACTTCCGTTTTTTCTGCACCTGGCTTACCGCTGGAAGAGGTATTCGACCCCACAGGAGCCGGAGATACCTTTGCAGGTGGATTTATCGGTCATTTGGTGAAATCAGATAGTGCCTCCTTTGACAATATGAAGCAGGCTGTAATTTATGGAAGTGCCATGGCCAGTTTCTGTGTTGAAAAGTTTGGGCCGGAAAGACTGCTTAATCTCTCTCAGGAAGCCATCGATGCGCGTGTTCAGAAATTTGTAAATCTGGCTCATTTCAGCCTTCCTACCGAGATCAGCGATATTCTGGATCAAAGCGCATGA
- the ispF gene encoding 2-C-methyl-D-erythritol 2,4-cyclodiphosphate synthase, protein MSALPFRIGFGYDTHQLVPDRKLILGGVEIPHHLGLLGHSDADVLLHAICDAMLGALNLRDIGFHFPDTDPRYKNADSRIFLEDANKLIREKGYELGNIDCTIIAEKPKINPHIPAMQMVIADILGVDTDRISIKATTHEKTDATGREESMVAHAVALLMKHNTI, encoded by the coding sequence ATGAGTGCCTTACCCTTTCGCATAGGTTTCGGCTACGATACACACCAACTCGTTCCCGATAGAAAACTTATCCTGGGTGGAGTGGAAATACCACACCACCTGGGACTTTTAGGACACTCAGATGCAGATGTCTTGCTTCATGCTATTTGTGATGCCATGCTCGGTGCCCTTAACCTTAGAGACATCGGTTTTCACTTTCCCGATACAGATCCTCGTTATAAAAATGCAGATAGTCGTATCTTCCTGGAAGATGCGAACAAATTGATAAGAGAAAAAGGATATGAGTTGGGGAATATTGACTGTACCATTATAGCCGAAAAACCCAAGATCAATCCCCACATCCCTGCAATGCAAATGGTCATTGCGGATATACTCGGAGTAGATACAGACCGAATCTCCATCAAAGCAACTACCCACGAAAAGACAGATGCCACAGGCCGAGAAGAAAGCATGGTTGCCCATGCTGTGGCACTTTTGATGAAGCATAATACGATATAA
- a CDS encoding DUF4178 domain-containing protein, whose protein sequence is MFSKSYTCPSCGAPIEQKKPGSRMLGCTYCGQTSFVEADSLDAVGEKAPLIDYGSSFEIGKMGKWQDKEFMVLGRLRFSYEDGFWDEWYLNCFDDGSELWVQEDDGSFVMFYYEEELSYRMDYDAVRVGSNVKFNEKIHSVFVTSKSKASLQGGEGELPFRVVPGSQADFIDGVMEGKVVSAEFLPSDNIVYVGQPVDLDELKLRN, encoded by the coding sequence ATGTTTTCAAAATCGTACACCTGTCCTTCCTGCGGAGCACCTATCGAGCAAAAAAAGCCCGGGTCAAGGATGTTGGGGTGCACCTATTGCGGACAAACCAGCTTCGTCGAAGCAGATAGCCTGGATGCAGTTGGAGAGAAAGCTCCCCTGATTGACTACGGCTCTTCCTTTGAAATCGGAAAGATGGGAAAGTGGCAGGACAAAGAATTTATGGTTCTCGGCCGCCTGAGATTTAGCTATGAAGATGGCTTTTGGGATGAATGGTACCTCAATTGCTTTGATGACGGATCAGAACTTTGGGTACAGGAAGATGACGGTTCCTTTGTTATGTTTTACTACGAAGAGGAACTAAGCTATAGAATGGATTATGATGCGGTCCGCGTTGGCAGTAATGTCAAGTTCAATGAGAAGATCCATTCTGTATTTGTCACCTCCAAAAGCAAAGCTTCTCTACAAGGAGGTGAAGGCGAACTGCCTTTCCGGGTCGTTCCTGGGAGTCAGGCAGATTTCATCGATGGAGTTATGGAAGGTAAAGTGGTAAGTGCCGAATTTTTGCCTTCAGACAATATTGTTTATGTAGGACAGCCTGTGGATCTGGATGAATTAAAATTACGCAACTAA